The following proteins come from a genomic window of Malus domestica chromosome 02, GDT2T_hap1:
- the LOC103451653 gene encoding formin-like protein 1, giving the protein MPALNLLMILLLTAVYFFTTATCYHHNRHLLHQPFYPFESSPPTQPPSSSPQSQPSSIPKLPFSSSSSTPPQKPFFPSSSGSHSPLPPPSPTSLTSFPANISSILFPRTSSSSSSSHRHVIAIAVSVSVTAFIIIASAAAFLYYRRSRQLNPTLSDDKASRPDSLRLFPPNTASSDAVHKHRSSTPNTSREFLYLGTLVSPRGTDEENAANTSNAGLTFGGSSHSGSPPYQKLGSPELQPLPPLPKHNFRRSFKNSQLGSDDEEEFFSPRGSSASPKHGGGRITSSDRVFKAVDGVNFGSRSFNSRTASYPCSKSASPASSGSRTVSPGLNLSPISLKSKSPDSVINFPAPWRPPQIPVSSSPSLSSSSSRKSDLFGLKNHSPERNKSFVPIRLSPPPPPPPPPRFWEAPAPVGRNPNTGPPVLIAPSRPAVLQTSGPILAGESSESNDRVEKNEETPTKPKLKPLHWDKVRASSDHAMVWDRLKSSSFQLNEEMIETLFMVNNSGLASNDNVRRQILPSVDQENRVLDPKKSQNIAILLRALNVTLDEVCEALLEGNSDGLGTELLESLLKMAPTKEEERKLREFKDESPFKLGPAEKFLKAVLDIPFAFKRVDAMLYIANFDSEVDYLKRSFETLEAACEELRNSRMFLKLLEAVLKTGNRMNVGTNRGDAHAFKLDTLLKLVDVKGTDGKTTLLHFVVQEIIRAEGSRLSGMNQNQTTEDSQQSSFRDDVEFRKLGLQVVSGLSGELTSVKKAAAMDSDVLSNEVAKIAGGITKIAEVVKLIEGSALKESSQKFFDSMSGFLNKAGEEIVRIQAQEKVAFSMVKELTEYFHGNSVREEAHPFRIFTVVRDFLSILDQVCKVVGKVNERTIVGSACQFPRVPNAALPPVFPGLSAKQHDGYSDDETTIST; this is encoded by the exons ATGCCAGCCCTCAATCTGCTGATGATCCTCTTGCTCACGGCTGTCTACTTCTTCACCACCGCCACTTGTTACCACCACAACCGCCACCTCCTCCACCAGCCCTTTTACCCCTTTGAGTCCTCCCCTCCAACCCAACCCCCATCCTCCTCTCCCCAATCCCAGCCCTCCTCAATTCCCAAACTacccttctcttcctcctcctcaaccCCTCCCCAAAAACCTTTCTTTCCCTCCTCCTCCGGCTCTCATTCCCCACTGCCCCCTCCCTCCCCAACTTCCCTCACCTCCTTCCCCGCCAACATTTCCTCTATCCTCTTTCCCagaacctcctcctcctcctcctcctcccaccGCCACGTCATCGCCATCGCCGTCTCTGTTTCTGTCactgccttcatcatcatcgctTCCGCCGCCGCATTTCTGTACTACCGTCGAAGCCGGCAGCTTAACCCCACCTTATCCGACGATAAGGCCTCCAGACCCGACAGTCTGCGTCTGTTCCCGCCAAACACCGCCTCCTCCGACGCGGTTCACAAGCATCGTAGTAGTACGCCCAATACCAGCAGAGAGTTCCTCTACCTCGGCACCTTAGTTAGTCCCCGAGGAACTGACGAAGAAAACGCCGCGAACACGAGCAATGCGGGCTTGACGTTCGGGGGGTCGAGCCATTCTGGCTCGCCACCGTATCAGAAACTGGGCTCGCCGGAGCTGCAGCCGCTTCCGCCACTTCCCAAGCACAATTTCAGACGGAGCTTCAAGAATTCTCAACTGGGTTCCGACGACGAAGAGGAGTTCTTTTCTCCCAGAGGATCTTCCGCGAGTCCCAAACATGGTGGCGGAAGAATAACAAGCTCCGACAGAGTGTTTAAGGCCGTCGATGGCGTGAACTTCGGAAGCAGAAGCTTCAATTCGAGAACTGCATCATACCCATGTTCGAAATCTGCTTCCCCAGCAAGTTCTGGGTCTCGCACGGTCTCGCCAGGGTTGAATTTGAGCCCCATAAGCTTGAAATCGAAGTCGCCGGACTCAGTAATCAATTTCCCAGCTCCATGGCGGCCTCCTCAGATACCGGTATCATCGTCCCCATCATTATCCTCGTCGTCCTCAAGAAAATCTGACCTTTTCGGGCTGAAGAATCACTCTCCGGAGAGAAATAAAAGTTTTGTTCCGATAAGACTTTCTCCTCCGCCTCCTCCGCCTCCACCCCCGAGGTTTTGGGAAGCTCCAGCTCCGGTTGGTCGAAATCCGAACACAGGGCCACCGGTTCTTATCGCGCCTTCCCGGCCTGCTGTGCTTCAAACTTCGGGACCCATTTTGGCGGGTGAAAGTTCAGAGAGCAATGACAGAGTGGAAAAGAATGAGGAGACTCCAACAAAGCCAAAGCTGAAACCTTTACATTGGGATAAAGTTAGGGCCAGCTCAGACCACGCCATGGTGTGGGATCGCTTGAAATCCAGCTCTTTTCA GCTGAATGAAGAGATGATTGAGACATTGTTCATGGTAAACAATTCGGGTTTGGCGTCAAATGACAATGTCCGGCGACAGATTCTGCCCTCTGTGGATCAGGAGAACCGCGTGCTTGATCCGAAGAAGTCTCAGAACATTGCAATTTTGTTGAGGGCGCTTAATGTTACCCTTGATGAAGTCTGCGAGGCACTTTTGGAAG GTAATTCTGATGGACTTGGGACAGAACTTCTTGAAAGTCTATTAAAGATGGCTCCGACCAAAGAGGAAGAACGGAAACTAAGAGAGTTCAAAGATGAATCGCCGTTTAAGCTTGGCCCAGCTGAGAAATTTCTGAAGGCGGTGCTCGATATACCTTTCGCGTTTAAGAGGGTGGATGCAATGCTCTACATTGCCAATTTTGATTCAGAAGTTGATTATCTCAAAAGGTCTTTTGAGACTCTGGAG GCAGCTTGCGAAGAATTGAGGAACAGCAGAATGTTCCTCAAGCTTCTTGAAGCAGTGCTCAAAACTGGGAACCGCATGAATGTTGGCACTAACCGTGGCGATGCCCATGCCTTCAAGCTAGACACACTTCTCAAGCTTGTAGATGTGAAGGGAACAGATGGGAAGACTACTCTGTTACATTTTGTTGTGCAGGAAATCATCAGAGCTGAAGGTTCGCGTCTCTCTGGCATGAATCAGAATCAAACAACCGAGGATAGTCAACAATCTTCTTTCCGGGATGATGTTGAGTTTAGGAAGCTTGGCCTGCAAGTTGTTTCAGGATTGAGTGGGGAGCTCACCAGTGTAAAGAAGGCTGCTGCTATGGATTCAGATGTTCTTAGCAATGAAGTTGCGAAGATTGCTGGTGGAATTACAAAAATAGCAGAAGTAGTAAAATTAATTGAAGGAAGTGCATTGAAGGAGAGTAGCCAGAAATTCTTCGATTCCATGAGTGGGTTCTTGAACAAGGCTGGGGAAGAGATTGTAAGGATTCAAGCTCAAGAGAAAGTTGCATTCTCTATGGTAAAGGAATTAACAGAATATTTCCATGGGAACTCAGTTAGGGAAGAAGCTCATCCCTTCCGAattttcacggtggtgagagaTTTTCTTTCTATTCTAGATCAGGTGTGCAAGGTGGTTGGAAAAGTTAATGAAAGAACTATCGTTGGGTCAGCCTGTCAGTTCCCCAGGGTTCCGAATGCAGCCCTTCCACCGGTTTTTCCAGGACTCAGTGCAAAGCAGCATGATGGTTACTCGGATGATGAAACCACAATTTCGACTTAG